In Dehalococcoidales bacterium, one DNA window encodes the following:
- the recJ gene encoding single-stranded-DNA-specific exonuclease RecJ, with amino-acid sequence MSSGFSPLIAQLAYNRGIAEASRLETFIAADERLVSDPFLLPDMHQAVARVYRALLSGENIAIYGDFDADGITATALLVQGLSLLDGKVIPYIPSRVGEGHGLKAGVLEKLHREGISLVISVDCGITGLVPVRKARRMGLDVVITDHHAPPDEIPPAVAVVDPKLPGSEYPFSELAGVGVAYKLLQALLLSLGREQLLDGVLDLVALGTVADMVPLLSENRYLVKEGLKQLNTAPRLGIREMIAQSGLVEGNLASENISWVIAPRLNTASRMEHALPSYELLMTDSPERAQQLTAWLEKKNVERQQLTRKAVAEAREQVYTQGVLPLLMVSDERYPAGISGLVAGRLSEEFYRPAVVVSVGKRTSSGSCRSISEFNIIEALNRCGDLFSQFGGHARAAGFIIPTRSLPQLRERLLEMAAGQLAGVDLRPRLDIDAEVALSELTGDAYESIRQLAPFGQGNPLPTFLTRRVEVVDSRTMGNNGDHIRLKLRQDGIVWDAVGFGMGKELPKVSAFLDIVHNMEMDHWGGQTTLRLNLLDTATVE; translated from the coding sequence ATGTCCTCCGGCTTTTCCCCGCTGATTGCGCAGCTCGCCTACAACCGCGGTATTGCCGAGGCATCCCGGCTGGAAACATTCATTGCCGCAGATGAGAGGCTGGTGAGTGACCCCTTCCTGCTGCCTGACATGCACCAGGCTGTGGCCAGGGTCTACCGGGCCCTGCTTTCCGGGGAGAACATTGCTATCTATGGCGACTTCGATGCCGACGGCATCACGGCCACCGCCCTCCTTGTCCAGGGTCTGAGTCTCCTGGACGGTAAGGTTATTCCGTACATACCGAGTCGGGTCGGTGAAGGACACGGACTGAAGGCGGGTGTCCTCGAAAAGTTGCATCGGGAAGGCATAAGCCTGGTGATTTCCGTGGACTGCGGGATTACCGGTCTGGTACCGGTCAGGAAGGCGCGCCGGATGGGGTTGGATGTTGTCATAACCGACCACCACGCCCCTCCGGACGAAATCCCGCCAGCGGTGGCGGTGGTCGACCCCAAACTGCCGGGCTCGGAGTACCCGTTTTCAGAACTGGCCGGGGTTGGTGTCGCCTACAAGCTTCTCCAGGCTTTGCTTCTCAGTCTGGGCCGGGAACAACTCCTTGACGGCGTGCTGGACCTGGTGGCCCTGGGAACGGTGGCGGACATGGTGCCGCTGCTCAGCGAGAACCGGTACCTGGTAAAAGAAGGTCTGAAACAGCTAAACACCGCTCCACGTCTCGGCATCAGGGAGATGATAGCACAGTCCGGCCTGGTGGAAGGTAATCTTGCCTCGGAGAACATCTCATGGGTCATCGCTCCCAGACTGAACACTGCCAGCCGGATGGAACATGCCCTGCCCAGCTACGAGCTGCTGATGACGGACTCACCTGAGAGAGCACAGCAACTGACGGCGTGGCTGGAGAAGAAGAACGTGGAGCGGCAGCAACTGACCAGAAAGGCGGTGGCCGAAGCCAGGGAGCAGGTGTACACCCAGGGAGTCCTGCCGCTGCTGATGGTTAGTGATGAGCGTTATCCCGCCGGAATCTCCGGGCTGGTTGCCGGCAGGCTCTCGGAGGAGTTCTACCGGCCGGCGGTGGTCGTCAGTGTCGGCAAGAGGACCAGCAGTGGTAGCTGTCGCAGCATTTCTGAATTCAACATTATCGAAGCGCTGAACAGGTGTGGAGACCTCTTCTCTCAGTTCGGAGGACATGCTCGGGCCGCCGGCTTCATCATACCGACACGCAGCCTGCCCCAGCTACGGGAGCGGCTTCTGGAAATGGCGGCCGGGCAATTGGCCGGGGTCGATCTGCGTCCCAGGCTGGATATCGATGCCGAGGTCGCCCTGTCGGAACTCACCGGTGATGCCTACGAGTCAATCCGGCAACTGGCGCCTTTCGGTCAGGGTAATCCGCTGCCCACGTTCCTCACTCGCAGGGTTGAGGTGGTTGACTCTCGTACCATGGGCAACAATGGTGACCACATCCGGCTCAAGCTGAGGCAGGACGGCATTGTCTGGGACGCGGTCGGTTTCGGGATGGGCAAAGAGCTGCCGAAAGTGTCTGCGTTTCTGGACATCGTGCATAACATGGAGATGGACCACTGGGGAGGCCAGACCACGCTCCGTCTCAATCTGCTGGACACAGCTACTGTTGAATGA
- the mtaB gene encoding tRNA (N(6)-L-threonylcarbamoyladenosine(37)-C(2))-methylthiotransferase MtaB: MRIALDTLGCKLNQAETELLSRELTCAGHEIVSRTGPFDVYILNTCTVTHVADSKSRHLLRQARRRNPDALIVAAGCYARRAPTELARLNGVDLIVDNDRKMDLPGLLADLGYTASPAVPEETPLRQSPALRTRSFVKIQDGCTSFCTYCIVPLVRGGETSLPADEVVAEVVCRTAEGYKEVVLTGTKVGTYSHDGINLRGLLQRILSETGVPRIRLSSLQPGEIAPDLIRLWNDDRLCPHFHLSLQSGSDPVLHRMKRHYLTGDFRRTVSLIQERLPDAAVTTDVIVGFPGETDEEFEESYRFCREMGFARTHVFPYSARSGTEAADLPGHVPETVKRQRTQRMLALAEESAGHFRQRFSGRAMTVLWEQRTADGRWSGVTQNYIRTYVESEDDLANRLSLLTLP; this comes from the coding sequence ATGAGAATCGCCCTGGACACCCTGGGCTGCAAACTGAACCAGGCGGAGACGGAGCTCCTGTCCCGGGAGCTTACCTGTGCCGGACACGAAATCGTTTCACGCACAGGACCGTTCGACGTCTATATACTCAATACCTGTACCGTGACCCATGTTGCGGACAGTAAGTCGCGGCACCTGTTGAGACAGGCCCGGCGGCGCAACCCTGATGCCCTGATAGTAGCCGCGGGCTGTTATGCCCGGCGGGCGCCCACAGAGCTGGCCCGTCTCAATGGGGTGGACCTGATTGTCGACAATGACCGGAAGATGGACTTACCGGGACTGCTGGCAGACCTCGGCTATACTGCAAGCCCTGCGGTCCCAGAGGAAACACCACTACGGCAATCCCCGGCACTGAGGACACGCAGCTTTGTCAAAATCCAGGACGGCTGCACCAGCTTCTGCACCTACTGTATCGTGCCCCTGGTCCGCGGCGGTGAGACCAGCCTGCCCGCTGACGAGGTAGTGGCCGAGGTTGTGTGCCGCACCGCCGAGGGTTACAAGGAAGTGGTCCTCACCGGAACGAAGGTCGGCACATACAGCCATGACGGTATCAACCTGCGTGGTCTGCTGCAGCGAATCCTGTCCGAGACCGGCGTACCGCGAATAAGGCTCTCTTCTCTCCAGCCCGGGGAGATTGCACCAGACCTTATCCGGCTCTGGAACGATGACCGGCTGTGCCCCCATTTTCACCTGTCCCTCCAGAGCGGCAGCGACCCGGTGCTGCACCGGATGAAGCGGCACTATCTCACCGGGGACTTCCGGCGGACGGTATCCCTGATTCAAGAGCGCCTGCCTGATGCCGCCGTTACCACCGATGTCATTGTGGGTTTTCCCGGCGAGACCGATGAGGAGTTCGAGGAGAGCTACCGCTTCTGCCGGGAGATGGGATTCGCCCGCACGCACGTTTTCCCATATTCGGCCCGGTCAGGTACGGAGGCCGCAGACCTGCCGGGTCACGTGCCTGAAACGGTCAAGCGACAGCGAACACAGAGAATGCTGGCCCTGGCCGAGGAGAGCGCCGGACACTTCCGGCAACGCTTCTCCGGCAGGGCGATGACGGTCCTCTGGGAGCAACGCACTGCGGATGGTCGCTGGTCCGGAGTCACACAGAACTACATCCGCACTTACGTGGAGAGCGAAGATGACCTGGCCAACAGGCTATCGCTACTGACACTGCCTTAG
- a CDS encoding nitroreductase family protein, with translation MKVLEAIRTRRSIRSYRSDPVPEELIAKVLEAGQWAASASNAQPWSFVVFTDPEVKRQVTRGFAYGWFLDEAPVGIVVAVNPNGSTCPIQDGSLAAGNMMLAAHALGLGTCWINPGFQDDRVKEALEIPRDWRLICALSLGYPAESPSKLRKKLKDIAFTEKWGNSFNPPATP, from the coding sequence AGGAGCGACCCGGTGCCGGAGGAGTTGATAGCGAAGGTCCTCGAGGCGGGCCAATGGGCAGCCTCGGCAAGCAACGCACAGCCGTGGAGCTTTGTGGTCTTCACGGACCCCGAGGTCAAGCGCCAGGTGACGCGGGGCTTCGCCTACGGCTGGTTTCTGGACGAGGCGCCGGTGGGAATCGTGGTTGCCGTGAACCCGAATGGGTCGACCTGCCCAATCCAGGACGGCTCTCTGGCGGCAGGCAACATGATGCTGGCGGCCCACGCGCTGGGCCTGGGCACCTGCTGGATAAACCCCGGATTCCAGGACGACCGGGTAAAAGAGGCCCTGGAAATCCCCCGTGACTGGCGACTGATATGTGCCCTGTCGCTTGGTTACCCGGCGGAATCCCCCTCCAAGCTGAGGAAAAAACTGAAAGACATCGCCTTCACGGAAAAGTGGGGGAACAGCTTCAACCCGCCGGCTACGCCATAA
- the fabF gene encoding beta-ketoacyl-ACP synthase II — translation MNYTGNRVVVTGMGVLTPLGLDITTTWEGLVEGKSGIDHITQFDASSLETRFAGEVKGFDPLEYMGRKEARRMDRFSQLAVAASVEAIRDAGLEINDTNKGNIGVLIGSGIGGLLTMSEQVRILIEKGPDRVSPFLVPMMIADMASAQVSIALGARGPNFCPTSACSSGSDAIGTAYEIIKRGDAEAMFAGGSEAIITPIGVAGFSANRALSTRNEAPQQASRPFDAERDGFVIGEGAAILVLEDLAFARERGARIIAEITGYGASSDAVHITQPSEDGEGAARAMQMALRKAGLAPSEIGYINAHGTSTPLNDKVETMAIKTVFGDYAYHVPISSTKSMTGHLLGAAGAIEGAVCIKVINTGVIPPTVNYNNPDPECDLDYVPNKAREARISSAMSNSFGFGGHNSVLVFQEFRGA, via the coding sequence GTGAATTATACTGGCAACAGGGTTGTCGTTACCGGAATGGGTGTTCTGACTCCACTGGGACTGGACATTACCACCACCTGGGAAGGTCTTGTTGAGGGTAAGTCCGGCATTGACCACATAACCCAGTTTGATGCCTCGTCGTTGGAGACCAGATTTGCCGGTGAGGTCAAAGGGTTTGACCCGCTGGAATATATGGGCCGCAAGGAAGCACGCCGCATGGACCGCTTCAGTCAACTCGCGGTAGCCGCCAGCGTGGAGGCAATCCGGGATGCCGGTCTGGAAATCAATGATACCAACAAGGGGAACATCGGCGTCCTCATAGGCAGCGGTATTGGCGGACTGTTGACAATGTCGGAGCAGGTGAGAATACTGATCGAGAAGGGCCCGGACAGGGTAAGCCCGTTTCTGGTGCCGATGATGATTGCCGATATGGCTTCCGCCCAGGTGTCAATAGCACTGGGGGCCAGGGGCCCGAACTTCTGTCCTACCTCGGCCTGCTCCAGCGGCTCCGATGCCATCGGCACCGCCTACGAGATTATCAAGCGGGGCGATGCCGAGGCTATGTTCGCCGGTGGTTCCGAGGCAATCATCACCCCGATAGGTGTCGCCGGATTCAGCGCCAACCGTGCCCTTTCCACCCGCAATGAAGCCCCGCAGCAGGCATCGCGCCCATTTGATGCCGAGCGGGACGGATTCGTGATTGGCGAGGGGGCTGCAATCCTGGTCCTGGAAGACCTTGCCTTTGCCCGGGAACGAGGGGCACGAATCATCGCCGAGATTACCGGTTACGGTGCCAGCAGTGATGCCGTTCACATTACTCAGCCGTCAGAGGACGGTGAAGGAGCCGCCCGGGCAATGCAGATGGCACTGAGAAAGGCGGGTCTGGCACCATCTGAAATAGGCTATATCAACGCTCATGGTACCTCAACGCCTCTGAACGACAAGGTGGAGACAATGGCGATAAAGACGGTCTTTGGTGACTACGCCTACCATGTCCCGATAAGCTCCACCAAGTCGATGACGGGGCACTTGCTGGGAGCGGCCGGTGCTATTGAGGGGGCAGTCTGTATCAAGGTAATCAATACCGGCGTAATACCGCCGACGGTTAACTATAATAATCCCGACCCCGAGTGTGACCTTGATTACGTACCCAACAAGGCGCGTGAGGCCAGGATTTCCAGTGCCATGTCCAATTCCTTTGGCTTCGGGGGACACAATTCGGTGCTTGTTTTTCAGGAATTCCGTGGGGCGTAG